From one Humulus lupulus chromosome 8, drHumLupu1.1, whole genome shotgun sequence genomic stretch:
- the LOC133797401 gene encoding soluble inorganic pyrophosphatase 1, with product MSDEANHEEKPHQHPQRSVPRLNERILSSLSRRSVAAHPWHDLEIGPEAPLIFNCVVEITKGSKVKYELDKKTGLIKVDRILYSSVVYPHNYGFIPRTLCEDNDPLDVLILMQEPVLPGCFLRAKAIGLMPMIDQGEKDDKIIAVCADDPEYKHYNDIKELAPHRLSEIRRFFEDYKKNENKEVAVNDFLPHSTATEAIQYSMDLYAEYILHTLRR from the exons ATGAGTGACGAAGCCAACCATGAGGAGAAGCCCCACCAACATCCACAACGTTCAGTCCCTCGTTTGAATGAGAGGATTCTTTCATCTTTGTCTAGGCGATCAGTTGCTGCACATCCCTGGCATGATCTTGAGATTG GACCTGAAGCTCCCCTGATTTTTAACTGT GTTGTTGAGATAACCAAGGGAAGTAAGGTCAAATATGAACTCGATAAGAAAACAGGACTGATAAAG GTTGATCGAATTTTGTATTCGTCAGTTGTCTACCCTCATAATTATGGTTTCATTCCTCGCACATTGTGTGAAGACAATGATCCACTGGATGTTCTGATCCTGATGCAG GAGCCAGTTCTTCCTGGTTGTTTTCTGCGAGCCAAGGCCATTGGATTAATGCCCATGATTGACCAG GGTGAGAAAGATGATAAGATCATTGCTGTCTGCGCTGATGATCCGGAATACAAGCACTACAATGACATCAAGGAGCTTGCTCCTCACCGCCTTTCAGAGATTCGCCGCTTCTTTGAAGACT ACAAGAAAAATGAGAACAAAGAGGTTGCAGTCAATGACTTCTTACCCCATAGTACTGCCACGGAAGCCATCCAGTACTCAAT GGACCTTTATGCTGAGTACATTCTGCATACTCTGAGGCGGTAG
- the LOC133795456 gene encoding probably inactive receptor-like protein kinase At2g46850, translated as MFPSILTFFILLRLIADFPISHSLHERQFLAEPLLVLNECNDTCGELKIPFPFHLNSSCGVVVSNAFQLSCVNSTSLFLNIGSQKYRVLEFYSDGLLVNFPGPGSSSCRQYNDLNSFGFEKNDNFAVSSENVLGLYDCEDSSLCKAECEAIDLPGCDGSGSSSPACCYPLSDHSVWRLGEKFSVFSKFGCRGFASWVVLRTTTNSAKRGVKLEWAIPKNLSKVVCATNAYIANATAVKAGVRCLCQDGFVGDGFAKGKGCLKSCIKDRMEVYGNDCINKRHSDKKLVIIGGVLSSAFIVASFIALFCLMKRPVKPGSFGTNQSHFHNSVSFRKACTTRLFAYHELEEATKGFEEARKLVDGTNGPMYAGVLADGSHIAVHKIQCENERDLMQVLSQIEVLSAVLHRNMARLLGCCIDLAYMPLVVYEYPSNGTLEEHLHQKREPKTGLGWQKRLNIAAETANILSFLHYEISPPIFHRDLKPGFIFLDENFSVKIAGFGVLFPTPRDSLKSSESFRFQKNDVCDLGIVLLQIIAGSNRLDILPNVALQKIRTGKLEEIVDPLLYYHEEPSSGREQIEIVADLATRCLLFGGDGKLGMVDVARELGHITRDGVDGGGSKRVPALEETFSNSSLLQMISMSPDSIHLP; from the exons ATGTTCCCTTCGATTCTGACTTTCTTTATCCTTCTCAGATTGATTGCTGACTTTCCCATATCTCATTCTCTCCATGAACGACAATTTCTAGCAGAACCTCTTTTGGTTCTAAATGAGTGCAACGACACATGTGGAGAGCTCAAAATCCCATTTCCATTTCACTTGAACTCTTCTTGTGGGGTGGTGGTCTCTAATGCTTTTCAACTCTCTTGTGTGAATTCAACATCCCTTTTTCTCAACATCGGTTCTCAAAAGTATAGAGTGCTTGAATTCTACTCGGATGGTTTACTGGTGAACTTTCCTGGACCAGGTTCATCTTCATGTCGTCAGTACAATGATCTCAACTCCTTTGGTTTTGAGAAAAACGACAACTTTGCAGTGTCGTCTGAAAATGTTCTTGGCTTGTATGATTGTGAGGACTCTTCTTTGTGTAAAGCCGAATGTGAAGCCATTGACTTGCCTGGTTGTGATGGAAGTGGGAGTAGTTCCCCTGCTTGTTGCTATCCCTTGTCTGATCACAGTGTGTGGCGTCTTGGAGAGAAGTTTTCAGTGTTTTCCAAGTTTGGCTGCAGAGGATTCGCCAGTTGGGTTGTTCTGAGAACCACAACAAACTCAGCAAAGCGCGGGGTTAAGCTGGAATGGGCGATTCCAAAGAACTTATCCAAGGTTGTTTGTGCCACCAATGCTTATATTGCTAATGCCACGGCAGTCAAAGCAGGGGTGAGGTGTTTGTGTCAAGATGGATTTGTTGGAGATGGCTTTGCAAAAGGGAAAGGGTGCTTAAAAT CATGCATTAAAGACAGGATGGAGGTGTACGGAAATGACTGCATCAACAAAAGGCATAGTGACAAGAAACTTGTAATTATAGGTG GAGTTCTTTCTTCTGCTTTCATCGTTGCCTCTTTCATTGCACTCTTTTGTCTAATGAAACGTCCAGTGAAGCCCGGCTCATTTGGCACCAACCAGTCTCATTTTCATAACAGTGTTTCATTCCGGAAAGCTTGTACAACTCGGCTATTCGCATACCATGAGCTAGAAGAAGCCACAAAAGGGTTCGAAGAGGCTCGGAAACTAGTAGATGGCACCAATGGACCAATGTACGCCGGTGTCCTTGCCGATGGATCGCACATTGCCGTCCACAAAATACAATGCGAAAATGAAAGAGACTTAATGCAAGTCCTGTCTCAAATTGAGGTCTTATCTGCTGTTCTACACCGTAACATGGCTCGCCTTCTTGGCTGCTGTATTGACTTGGCCTATATGCCACTAGTAGTGTACGAGTACCCTTCTAATGGCACCTTAGAAGAACATTTACATCAAAAGAGAGAGCCAAAAACAGGTCTTGGATGGCAAAAAAGGCTCAACATTGCTGCTGAAACAGCTAACATTCTTTCATTCCTCCACTATGAGATTTCTCCTCCCATATTCCACCGTGATCTCAAACCCGGTTTCATCTTTCTAGATGAAAACTTCTCAGTCAAGATTGCTGGATTTGGTGTACTATTCCCAACTCCCCGTGATTCACTAAAGAGCAGTGAAAGTTTTAGGTTTCAGAAGAATGATGTATGTGATTTAGGCATAGTTCTTCTTCAGATCATTGCAGGGTCAAATAGGCTGGACATACTACCAAACGTGGCCTTACAGAAAATAAGAACAGGGAAGTTAGAAGAGATAGTGGATCCACTTCTTTACTACCATGAAGAACCGAGCTCTGGTCGAGAGCAGATTGAGATAGTTGCAGACTTGGCTACAAGATGCTTGCTTTTCGGTGGAGATGGCAAGCTTGGAATGGTTGACGTGGCCAGAGAACTGGGACACATCACAAGAGATGGAGTTGATGGAGGAGGGAGTAAGAGAGTGCCTGCTTTGGAAGAAACTTTCTCAAACTCAAGCCTTCTTCAGATGATATCCATGTCTCCTGATTCAATACATCTGCCTTGA